In Silene latifolia isolate original U9 population chromosome X, ASM4854445v1, whole genome shotgun sequence, the following proteins share a genomic window:
- the LOC141617932 gene encoding uncharacterized protein LOC141617932: MPKGFTNPNMPLLDGTTNPFDHISQYKQKMMTVTVVGQVKEACMCKGFGSTLAGPVFRWFVSLPNRSISTFAELVNVFTQQFACSRKPQKHVGDLYRIVQGAGETIGEYNTSFEAVQEKAAATIRLEEDILARPSLLNTPSVSSTSAVEKSGRKQPTSIGGILKALREIGDGVRWPKPPVEEQGWRKDSKKKCEFHRDNWHNTEDCYTLRREIKRLYEQGGSDLSGLTYSTAKRHATETKGDRPARSCRISHSDLPAVTFDEGDTYDEREHHDALIITLSMANCTVRKVLVYTGSSVNLIMLKTIENMGFSEKDLQKKTIPLVGFSGETANSLGEIVIPTYVGGVNKKIRYLVIDGTSTYNVILGRPWLHQMKAVPLTYHQCIKFPTPWGVETIRGDQEESRGSYKKALKCTASPPA; encoded by the exons atgccaaagggattcacaaatccgaATATGCCTCTCCTTGATGGCACAACAAatccctttgaccatataagccagtacaagcagaaaatgatgacagtaACGGTTGTAGGGCAGGTCAAGGAAGCttgcatgtgtaaaggatttggatccaccttaGCGGGCCCGGTATTTCGATGGTTTGTAAGTctacccaacaggtcgatatccacatttgctgaattggtaaaTGTGTTCACCCAGCAGTTTGCATGCAGCAGGAAGCCGCAAAAGCATGTAGGAGATCTATatagaatcgtccagggggcaggagaaacCATTGGAGAGTACAATACCAG CTTCGAAGCAGTACAAGAAAAGGCGGCTGCCACAATCAGACTAGAGGAAGACATCCTAGCCAGACCAAGCCTACTTAATACACCAAGCGTTTCCAGTACCTCAGCTgtagagaaatcaggaagaaagcaaccTACCA gcaTCGGAGGAATtctgaaggcactcagggagatagGAGATGGAGTAAGGTGGCCCAAACCACCAGTAGAAGAACAGGGATGGCGGAAAGATAGcaaaaagaagtgtgagttccatcgtGACAACTGGCATAACACTGAAGACTGCTACAcactacgaagagagatcaagcgcctgtatgagCAAG gcggctcagatctAAGTGGGCTAACGTACTCGACAGCTAAAAGacatgccaccgagaccaaaggagatagacCAGCAAgatcttgcagaatttctcacagtgatctACCAGCTGTTacttttgatgaaggagatacatatgaCGAGCGGGAACATCATGATGCACTCATAATCACCCTGTCAATGGCTAactgcacagttagaaaggtcttggtataTACAGGCAGCTCAGTCAATCTGATCATGCTGAAGActatagaaaatatgggattcagcgagaaggatttacagaagaaaACTATCCCGCTGGTaggcttcagcggagaaacagCCAACTCGctgggcgagatagtcatcccaacctatgtgggaggagtcaacaagaaAATCAGGTATCTGGTCATAGACGGAACCTCTACTTACAATGTCATCCTGGGAAGGCCGTGgctacaccagatgaaagcagtccctttAACGTACCATCAATGTATAAA